The Kiritimatiellia bacterium genome contains the following window.
GGTCGGCCCGTGGAACAGCTCCAGGATATGCACCGGCCCGACCGGCCACGCGGGCGCGATCTCGGGGTGGCGGAACGTCATGTAACTGCGCTCGATCAGGTGCCGCAGGTCCGCGTCCGGGAGGTCCGTGAACAGGCGCAGGATTTCAAAGGTGATGTCCTGGTACGACAGTTTCGACCAGGCGGCCAGGCGGTCCTCCACGCGCGGGAGGTCGGTCGGGATCAGCAGCCCGCCGTCCGGCGCCAGCCCCGTCAGAACCGCGTCCTGAAATCCCATGGGCGGGGTTTGGCCCCGCGTGCTGATATAATTCATGATGTCCTCGGGTGCGCAGAATAAGCACTCCCGCGCCGTTTCGACAAGCCCGATTCGACCGTCGGCGGGGTGGCCACACTTTGCAAAGTGTGGCCAGGGCAAAAAGGCGGCTATCGGCGCCGGATTCGAGCCAATGCCTCGGCGGCGTCCGACCGGATAAACGGATCGGAATCTTTCAGCAGCCTCCGCAAAGCGCCCGCGGCCCGGAGGGACCGCCTCGCGCCCAGGGTCCGGATGATGTGACGGCGGGCGGGCGCCCCGGCGCCCGGCAGCGCCCGAAGCAGCGCCTTCTCGGCCGGCCGGCCCAGCGAGGCCAGGGCCCGGGCCGCGGCCTCGCGAACGGTAAAATAAGGATCATCGAGCGCGCCGAGCAGGACCGGGATCGACCGGGGATCGCCGATGTCCCGCAGGGCATTGATCGCCGCCACGCGCCGCGGTTCCTTCTCATCGCCCGCGAACGGCAGGATGCCCGGGACGGACGCGCGCACCTTCCATTTACCCAGCGTGCGCATCGCGGCGCCGCGGGCCTTCTCATCGGCCAGCAGGCGCGCGACGTCGTCCGCGTATTCCGGGGTGTCGCAGAACCCCAGGAACCAGGCCGCCAGCTGCCGGGTCAGCGCCTCCTCGCTCCGCAGGAACTCCGCCAGCACAGGCGCCGCTTCCCGGCCGTCCAGCTTCCCGACCATCTCGAACGCCAGACCCTGCACGCCGACGTTCTCCAAGTGCACGTAGCGCATCACCAGGCGCAACCCGTCCGCGCCGCGCCCCTCCAGTTCCGCCCGCGCCTTCTCCTTCCGCGCGCGCTTCTCCGGCGTGCTGCCGTAGCGCGTCGCGTCCCGCAGCAGCGCCTCGTCCGGCTCCGCCGCCAGGGCCGACAGGACCAGCGACAGCATCAACGCCCCGATTCGTATCCTTCCCGTTTTCATTCGCGTTACTTCGCGTTATTTCGCGGCTCCTCTCCGTCCACGTCGTACACGATCCCGAAATCCGGCCGCTTCATGCGCGCGCCGTCGGCCGCGCCGCACGAGTACCGATCACGCCCGGCCAGGTCGAGCAGCAGGGCCAGGCTGCCGTATTCGCGGTGACCGCCGTCGTTGCCGACGCCCTGGCACTGGTCCGAGTCCCGGCCGAAGTAGGCATCGTCTCCGCCGCCCTCGACCAGGAGGGCCAGCGCGTTATTCAGTCCGCGGCCCTGGGCGTGATGGTCGGCCGTGTAGGCGTCCGCGCCGCCGCGCTCGAAAAGCATGCCGACGCCGTAGTCGTGCGCGGCGCCCTGCACGAGGATTCCGCCGGTATACTGGTCGTCCCCTCCGCCGTCGGCCAGCAAGCCCAGGCTCAAGTGGATGCCGGCCCCCTGGCCGTACTGGTGGACCTGGTAGGCATCATCTCCGGCGGCATCCAGCAGCAGCCCTACGCTGTACCAGTAGCTCACCCCTTGCGCGTAGATGTCCGCCGAGTACGTGTCGTTTCCCTCAAAGTCCGCCAGGGCGGCCACGCCGCCGCCGGCCCAGGGGCGCATGCCGATGGAAAAACCCTGCGCCAGGGAAAGGAACTTGTCGTCGTTCCGCTCATGGTCCGGTTCGCGGCCGCCGGCGAAATAGCGGTCATTCCCCGTCGCGTCCGCGAGCAGCGCAAACCCTAAAACGCCCGCGTAGGCCTGGCCCGCCAACCCCGCCTCGTAGACCTCGCGGCCGCCGCGTTCGCGCAGCACCGCCGCGCCGTAAAACGCCGCCGCCTGCGCAAAACCGCCCGCGCGGTACACATCGTCGCCGCCCCGGTCCTCGAGCCAGGCCGCCCCGCCAAACGCCGCCGCCTGGCCGGCGTAACGGGCCTCGTACCGGTCATCCCCCTCCAGATCCAGCACGACCGCGACTCCAAAAAGGGCGGCGCCGGCGCCCAAGAGCGATTCACCCTTGTACCCGTCGTTTCCCGCCCGGTCCACAATCGCGGCCAGGCGCCGGCCGCTCCGTCCGTCCGCCGCGCCGGCGGGGTCTTGATAGACATCGTCTCCGCCCGGATCGAGGATCAGCAGCGCGCTTTCGGAAAAGGTGTCTCCGCCCGGCGTCCCGATGAAGACCGGGCCGAGGTCGGTCTCGATCCGCGCGACGGTCGCGGGCCAATCGGTCACATCTTCCGTCACGGAAGCCAGTCGCGCGGCCGCCTCCTGGAAGCGGCGCCCGGCGGCCAGCAGTTCGCCCAAGTCCGCGCGCCGGAGCCGGACCAGGAAATTCGATGCGGCGGGCGCGGGGTCCAGCGCATCGGACTCCTCGATCACCTCGCGGACCAGGGCGGGGGGAATGCCCACGGCCTCGAGGTCGGCCCGCACCTCGGGCCGGTCCTCCGCGTTGAACATGCCGGCGAAAAACGACGCCGCGAGGTAGTTCATGTCTTCGGGCGCCAGGTTCTCCGTGGCGCGGCGCGCCACGGTATCGGCGGCGCGCGCGGCGCGGAGAAAGCCGGCGAGGGCCGGACGCAGGGTTGGGGGTATGGCGTCAGGCCATTCCGGTTCGGGCGTCCGGAACTTTCGGGCCGGCCGGGTACGTTCGACTTCCAGCATCGAACCCGCGAGGGCCCATATCGCCGCCTCGCCGTCCCGCGCCGCCGCCAGCACCCGGTCCGCCAGGGGCGGAAGGCCCAGCGGTTTCGCCAGGAGGTCGCGGATATTCTGAAGCGCAGGCTCCGGCTTGGCGTGATCCTTCGCGAACGAAAGGTCCTGCGCGGTCATGTTCAGGTGAGCCAGCGCCCGGACCAGGTGGCGCTCCTCGGCGGGCCCGAGGAGCGGGGGCGCTTCCGCGCGGGCCGGCACGCCCCAACACAGTTTTCCAATGATTGGAAAAAGGCAGGCGGTTTTTTTCCAATGATTGGAAAAAGCGGCCGATTTTTTTCCAATGATTGGAAAACCCGCCGCCTCTTTTTTCCAAACATTGGAAAATTCTTCGCGTTTTTTTCCAGGCATTGGACTTGTCCGCCTCCGGCGGGAAACTCCGGGCCCCATTTTTCCAGACATTGGAAAAAATAGCAGGCCCTTTTCCACCGCCCTTTTTTCCACGGCCCCATTTCCCGGGGCGCGGCCGGGCGCCCACCCTTCCCGC
Protein-coding sequences here:
- a CDS encoding HEAT repeat domain-containing protein codes for the protein MKTGRIRIGALMLSLVLSALAAEPDEALLRDATRYGSTPEKRARKEKARAELEGRGADGLRLVMRYVHLENVGVQGLAFEMVGKLDGREAAPVLAEFLRSEEALTRQLAAWFLGFCDTPEYADDVARLLADEKARGAAMRTLGKWKVRASVPGILPFAGDEKEPRRVAAINALRDIGDPRSIPVLLGALDDPYFTVREAAARALASLGRPAEKALLRALPGAGAPARRHIIRTLGARRSLRAAGALRRLLKDSDPFIRSDAAEALARIRRR